The genomic window CCGCCGGGCCATTCACGACGCCGCCCACGGCGGCCACCGTGTTGCCGGTGCCCGTGACGATGCCGCCCACGCCGGAGACCACCGGCGTGTTGGTGCTGGTCAGTTGCGAGCCGGCCGTCGCCAGCGCGCCGCCCACGGTGGCAAGCAGGTTGTTGACCGGCTGGCCCAGGCCCGTGGCCGCGCCCAGCGATTGCGTGCTGCTGGTCAGCGTCGACGTCAGCGGCACGATGGCCTTGCTGACGCTCGACGTGAGCTGTTCGACCGGGCCCGTCGAGAGCGCGGTGCCCAGTTGCCCGCCAAGGTTGTTCACCGCGCCGCCCACCTGCGAGACCACGCCGCCCAGCGGCGTCGTGACCGCGCCCAGCGGCGCCAGCGGGCCGCTGCCCAGGCCAGTGACCGCGCTGCCGGCGCTGGTCACCGCGTTGCCAAGCTGGCTGACCACGCCGCCCGTGCTGGCCACCGTGGTGCCCACCGGGTTCGTGGCATTGGGCATGCTGCCCAGGCCGGATTGCACGCCGGTGCCCAGCGCGCCCACCGCGCCGCCGATCGACGTCACCACGCCGGCCAGCCCGTCCTTGGTCTGCACGGAGACGACCGGCACGTTGGCGTCCTTGATGGCCTCGCCCACGCCGGTGACGGTATCGGCCACGCCGCCGATAATGCCGCCCGCGTTGTTGACGATGGCGCCGGTTGGCGTCAGCGCGGGCGTGGTGCCGCCGTTGTTGCCGTCGTTCG from Cupriavidus pauculus includes these protein-coding regions:
- a CDS encoding collagen-like triple helix repeat-containing protein; protein product: MRKAQLSAKQCFVTALLGSLLALGGCASGSGSTSMGTSGAGGSSGAGGSNSTATTGGGTDTASNGGQPNGGQPNGGNPNDGNNGGTTPALTPTGAIVNNAGGIIGGVADTVTGVGEAIKDANVPVVSVQTKDGLAGVVTSIGGAVGALGTGVQSGLGSMPNATNPVGTTVASTGGVVSQLGNAVTSAGSAVTGLGSGPLAPLGAVTTPLGGVVSQVGGAVNNLGGQLGTALSTGPVEQLTSSVSKAIVPLTSTLTSSTQSLGAATGLGQPVNNLLATVGGALATAGSQLTSTNTPVVSGVGGIVTGTGNTVAAVGGVVNGPAGSTGSPLAPVTGLVAGLTGGLTSATGGAASPLAPVTGLVNTVTSGLTSATGGSTASPLAPVTGLVSGIANGATGALSGATGGAGGSTASPLAPVTGLVAGLTGGNAPATSGSTTPTTGGTKPASPLAPVTGLVGGLVGGLTGALGGKR